In Enterobacter cloacae, the following are encoded in one genomic region:
- the purL gene encoding phosphoribosylformylglycinamidine synthase encodes MMEILRGSPALSAFRINKLLARFQAADLPVSNIYAEYVHFADLNAPLNAEERVQLERLLKYGPSLSSHTPTGKLILATPRPGTISPWSSKATDIAHNCGLSQINRLERGVAYYVEASTLSEEQWQAVAAELHDRMMESVFTSLNDAQKLFSHHQPAPVQSVDLLGQGRQALIDANLRLGLALAEDEIDYLQDAFVKLNRNPNDIELYMFAQANSEHCRHKIFNADWIIDGEQQPKSLFKMIKNTFEQTPDHVLSAYKDNAAVMEGSEVGRFFADREAGRYDFHQEPAHILMKVETHNHPTAISPWPGAATGSGGEIRDEGATGRGAKPKAGLVGFSVSNLRIPGFEQPWEEDFGKPERIVTALDIMTEGPLGGAAFNNEFGRPALNGYFRTYEEKVESHNGEELRGYHKPIMLAGGIGNIRADHVQKGEIVVGAKLIVLGGPAMNIGLGGGAASSMASGQSDADLDFASVQRDNPEMERRCQEVIDRCWQLGDANPILFIHDVGAGGLSNAMPELVSDGGRGGRFNLRDILSDEPGMSPLEIWCNESQERYVLAVAADQLPLFDELCRRERAPYAVIGEATEEQHLSLSDTHFDNQPIDLPLDVLLGKTPKMTRDVQTRKAAGKALDRQGITVAEAVNRVLHLPAVAEKTFLVTIGDRTVTGMVSRDQMVGPWQIPVANCAVTTASLDSYYGEAMSLGERTPVALLDFAASARLAVGEALTNIAATQIGDIKRIKLSANWMAAAGHPGEDAGLYEAVKAVGEELCPALGLTIPVGKDSMSMKTRWQEGNEQREMTSPLSLVITAFARVEDVRHTITPQLVTEDNALLLIDLGKGNNALGATALAQVYRQLGDKPADVRDVAQLKGFYDAIQALVAQRKLLAYHDRSDGGLLVTLAEMAFTGHCGVEANIASLGDDRLAALFNEELGAVIQVRAADRNAVEVVLAQHGLADCVHYLGKAVEGDRFVIEADGHAVFSESRTTLRMWWAETTWQMQRLRDNPECADQEHDAKANDNDPGLNVKLSFDINEDIAAPYIATGARPKVAVLREQGVNSHVEMAAAFHRAGFDAIDVHMSDLLAGRTGLEDFQALVACGGFSYGDVLGAGEGWAKSILFNSRVRDEFETFFHRPQTLALGVCNGCQMMSNLRELIPGSEAWPRFVRNQSDRFEARFSLVEVTQSPSLLLQGMVGSQMPIAVSHGEGQVEVRDAAHLAQLESKGLVALRFVDNFGKVTQTYPANPNGSANGITAVTSESGRATIMMPHPERVFRTVSNSWHPENWGEDSPWMRIFRNARKQLG; translated from the coding sequence ATGATGGAAATTCTGCGTGGTTCGCCTGCACTGTCTGCCTTCCGTATTAACAAATTGCTGGCACGTTTTCAGGCAGCCGACCTTCCGGTAAGCAATATTTACGCTGAGTATGTCCATTTTGCTGACCTGAATGCACCCCTGAATGCAGAGGAGCGCGTACAGCTGGAACGCCTGCTCAAGTATGGCCCAAGTCTGAGCAGCCATACGCCAACCGGCAAACTTATCCTTGCGACGCCTCGTCCTGGTACCATCTCCCCCTGGTCTTCCAAAGCCACCGACATCGCCCACAACTGCGGTCTGAGCCAGATTAACCGTCTGGAACGCGGTGTGGCGTACTATGTGGAAGCCTCTACCCTGAGCGAAGAGCAGTGGCAGGCCGTTGCCGCTGAGCTGCACGATCGCATGATGGAGAGCGTGTTTACCTCTCTGAACGACGCGCAGAAGCTCTTCTCCCATCACCAGCCTGCGCCAGTACAGAGCGTGGATTTGCTGGGGCAGGGCCGTCAGGCGCTGATTGACGCCAACCTGCGTCTCGGTCTGGCGCTGGCAGAAGACGAAATTGACTACCTGCAGGATGCGTTTGTTAAGCTGAACCGCAACCCGAACGACATCGAACTCTATATGTTTGCGCAGGCCAACTCTGAGCACTGCCGCCACAAGATTTTCAACGCCGACTGGATTATCGACGGTGAACAGCAGCCGAAGTCGCTGTTCAAAATGATTAAAAACACCTTCGAACAAACCCCTGACCACGTGCTGTCTGCCTATAAAGACAACGCAGCGGTGATGGAAGGTTCCGAAGTAGGCCGCTTCTTCGCCGATCGCGAAGCCGGGCGCTATGACTTCCATCAGGAGCCTGCGCATATCCTGATGAAAGTCGAAACTCACAACCACCCGACGGCGATCTCTCCGTGGCCAGGTGCCGCGACCGGTTCCGGCGGTGAAATCCGTGATGAAGGCGCAACCGGGCGTGGCGCTAAACCGAAAGCGGGTCTGGTCGGTTTCTCTGTTTCCAACCTGCGTATCCCGGGCTTCGAACAGCCGTGGGAAGAAGATTTCGGCAAGCCGGAACGTATTGTTACCGCGCTGGATATCATGACTGAAGGCCCGCTGGGTGGCGCTGCGTTCAACAACGAATTTGGTCGTCCGGCACTGAACGGTTATTTCCGTACCTATGAAGAGAAAGTGGAGAGCCACAACGGCGAAGAGCTGCGCGGTTACCACAAACCGATCATGCTGGCGGGCGGGATCGGCAACATTCGTGCCGATCACGTGCAGAAAGGCGAGATCGTCGTCGGTGCGAAGCTTATCGTACTCGGTGGCCCGGCGATGAACATCGGTCTGGGCGGCGGGGCGGCTTCGTCTATGGCCTCCGGCCAGTCTGATGCAGACCTCGACTTTGCTTCCGTACAGCGCGACAACCCGGAAATGGAACGTCGTTGCCAGGAAGTGATCGACCGTTGCTGGCAGCTGGGCGATGCCAACCCCATCCTCTTTATTCACGACGTGGGCGCGGGTGGTTTATCTAACGCCATGCCAGAGCTGGTGAGCGATGGTGGTCGCGGTGGTCGTTTCAACCTGCGCGACATTCTGAGCGATGAGCCGGGCATGAGCCCGCTGGAAATCTGGTGTAACGAATCTCAGGAACGCTACGTGTTGGCGGTTGCCGCCGACCAGTTGCCGCTGTTTGACGAGCTGTGCCGCCGTGAGCGCGCTCCGTATGCCGTTATCGGTGAAGCCACCGAAGAGCAGCACCTCTCCTTAAGCGATACCCACTTCGACAACCAGCCGATCGATCTGCCGCTGGACGTCCTGCTGGGTAAAACGCCGAAGATGACCCGCGACGTGCAGACCCGTAAAGCGGCGGGTAAAGCACTGGATCGCCAGGGCATCACCGTTGCTGAAGCGGTCAATCGCGTACTGCACCTGCCAGCCGTGGCAGAGAAAACCTTCCTCGTGACCATCGGCGACCGTACCGTGACCGGTATGGTGTCGCGCGACCAGATGGTCGGCCCGTGGCAGATCCCGGTGGCGAACTGCGCCGTGACCACCGCGAGCCTCGACAGCTACTACGGTGAAGCAATGTCGCTGGGTGAACGTACCCCGGTGGCGCTGCTGGACTTCGCTGCTTCTGCCCGTCTGGCTGTCGGTGAAGCGCTGACCAACATCGCCGCGACGCAGATTGGTGATATCAAACGCATCAAACTGTCTGCAAACTGGATGGCCGCAGCGGGTCACCCTGGCGAAGATGCCGGCCTGTATGAAGCGGTAAAAGCGGTTGGTGAGGAGCTGTGTCCTGCACTCGGCCTGACCATTCCGGTGGGTAAAGATTCCATGTCGATGAAAACCCGCTGGCAGGAAGGTAATGAGCAGCGCGAGATGACCTCTCCGCTGTCGCTGGTGATCACCGCGTTTGCGCGTGTGGAAGACGTGCGTCATACCATCACCCCGCAACTGGTGACCGAAGACAACGCCCTGCTGCTGATTGATCTTGGTAAAGGCAATAACGCCCTGGGGGCGACTGCACTGGCACAGGTTTATCGCCAGCTGGGTGATAAGCCCGCTGACGTGCGTGACGTGGCGCAGTTAAAAGGCTTCTACGACGCCATTCAGGCGCTGGTGGCACAACGTAAACTGCTGGCCTACCACGACCGCTCCGATGGTGGTCTGCTGGTGACCCTGGCTGAGATGGCCTTCACTGGCCACTGCGGCGTTGAGGCGAACATTGCTTCTCTGGGTGACGATCGTCTGGCGGCGCTGTTTAATGAAGAACTGGGCGCAGTCATTCAGGTGCGTGCGGCAGATCGCAATGCGGTTGAAGTTGTTCTGGCTCAGCATGGCCTGGCAGACTGCGTACACTATCTGGGTAAAGCCGTAGAGGGCGACCGCTTCGTGATTGAAGCAGACGGCCACGCGGTATTCAGCGAAAGCCGCACTACGCTGCGTATGTGGTGGGCAGAAACCACCTGGCAGATGCAGCGTCTGCGCGACAACCCGGAGTGTGCCGATCAGGAACATGACGCGAAGGCCAACGACAACGATCCGGGCCTGAACGTGAAACTCTCCTTTGATATCAACGAAGATATCGCCGCACCGTACATTGCGACTGGCGCGCGTCCGAAAGTGGCCGTGCTGCGCGAGCAGGGTGTCAACTCCCACGTTGAGATGGCGGCTGCCTTCCACCGTGCGGGCTTTGATGCCATCGACGTTCACATGAGTGACCTGCTGGCAGGGCGTACCGGTCTGGAAGATTTCCAGGCGCTGGTCGCGTGCGGCGGCTTCTCTTACGGTGACGTGCTGGGTGCGGGTGAAGGCTGGGCGAAGTCCATCCTGTTCAACAGCCGCGTGCGTGACGAGTTCGAAACCTTCTTCCACCGTCCGCAGACGCTGGCTCTGGGCGTGTGTAACGGCTGCCAGATGATGTCTAACCTGCGTGAGCTGATCCCGGGCAGTGAAGCCTGGCCGCGCTTTGTACGTAACCAGTCTGACCGCTTTGAAGCGCGTTTCAGCCTGGTCGAAGTGACGCAAAGCCCGTCTCTGCTGCTGCAGGGTATGGTCGGTTCACAGATGCCAATTGCCGTTTCTCACGGTGAAGGTCAGGTTGAAGTGCGTGATGCAGCACATCTGGCTCAGCTTGAAAGCAAAGGCCTGGTGGCGCTGCGCTTTGTCGATAACTTCGGCAAGGTCACGCAAACTTATCCGGCTAACCCGAACGGCTCGGCAAACGGTATCACCGCGGTGACCAGTGAAAGTGGCCGTGCAACCATTATGATGCCGCACCCGGAACGCGTGTTCCGTACCGTGAGCAACTCCTGGCACCCGGAAAACTGGGGCGAGGACAGCCCGTGGATGCGTATCTTCCGCAATGCGCGTAAGCAGTTGGGTTAA